The following coding sequences are from one Tistrella mobilis window:
- a CDS encoding DMT family transporter produces the protein MAAGRSMTLREWGLLVLLSIPWGGSFFFIGVAVKELPPFTIVAARVLLAALALHVVLRLRGLTMPRSPQVWAAFFGMGLLNSLIPFSLIVWGQTQIASGLAAILNATTPLFGVLVAHLATSDEKASPNRIAGVLAGFAGVAAMIGPAALNGLGGNVAGQLAILGAAFSYALAGVFGRRFARLGVAPMATATGQMTTAAMMLVPLALIVDQPWTLPAPGWGTVAAILAIAFISTAFAYVLFFRLLATAGATNLMLVTFLVPVSAILLGTAFLGERLEPKHLIGMAMIAAGLALIDGRLPGLLRTALRRRPGRVPVRRP, from the coding sequence ATGGCCGCGGGGCGCAGCATGACACTGCGGGAATGGGGGCTGCTGGTGCTGCTCTCCATTCCCTGGGGCGGCTCGTTCTTCTTCATCGGCGTCGCGGTGAAAGAGCTGCCGCCCTTCACCATCGTGGCGGCGCGGGTGCTGCTCGCAGCCCTCGCCCTGCACGTCGTGCTGCGGCTGCGCGGGCTGACCATGCCCCGCTCGCCCCAGGTCTGGGCGGCCTTTTTCGGCATGGGGCTGCTGAACAGCCTGATCCCGTTCAGCCTGATCGTCTGGGGCCAGACCCAGATCGCGAGCGGGCTTGCCGCCATCCTGAACGCCACCACCCCGCTTTTCGGGGTGCTGGTGGCGCATCTGGCGACCAGCGACGAGAAGGCGAGCCCCAACCGCATCGCCGGGGTGCTGGCCGGTTTTGCCGGCGTGGCCGCGATGATCGGCCCGGCGGCGCTGAACGGTCTGGGCGGCAATGTCGCGGGCCAGCTCGCCATTCTGGGCGCCGCCTTCTCCTATGCGCTGGCCGGCGTCTTCGGCCGCCGCTTCGCCCGCCTGGGGGTGGCGCCCATGGCGACCGCCACCGGCCAGATGACCACGGCAGCGATGATGCTGGTGCCGCTCGCCCTGATCGTCGATCAGCCCTGGACGCTGCCCGCCCCCGGTTGGGGGACGGTCGCCGCCATCCTGGCCATCGCCTTCATCTCCACCGCCTTCGCCTATGTGCTGTTCTTCCGCCTGCTGGCGACGGCGGGGGCCACCAATCTGATGCTGGTCACCTTCCTGGTGCCGGTCAGTGCCATCCTGCTGGGGACCGCCTTTCTGGGCGAGCGGCTGGAGCCGAAACATCTGATCGGCATGGCGATGATCGCAGCCGGCCTCGCTTTGATCGACGGGCGGCTGCCGGGCCTGCTGCGCACGGCTCTCCGCCGCAGGCCCGGCAGGGTGCCGGTCAGGCGACCCTGA
- a CDS encoding trans-sulfuration enzyme family protein, with the protein MTDKTDTARPLASATVAARATGRVDPATGAVVPPIHPATTYERAADLSYPRGRVYTRADNPNYDAPEAVLTELEGGAESLVFASGMAAAVTLFQALPQGARVVAPEIMYWGLRKWLIEVGRPAGLGVAFVDMTDQQALAAALDEGADLVWVESPANPLWGITDIAAAARLAHRAGAVLAVDSTAATPILTRPIDHGADIVMHSATKYLNGHSDVLAGTLTVAPGLVGDPLWARVRQLRSMSGNIPGPFEAWLLLRGMRTLALRVERASANALAIAQHFARDPRLDAVLYPGLPDFPGHEIAQRQMTGGFGGMLSIRVAGGRDRAIEVAARLRLFARATSLGGVESLVEHRASVEGRDSPVPDDLLRISVGIEAAADLIADLDQALGKAPAGDAQ; encoded by the coding sequence GTGACCGACAAGACCGACACCGCGCGCCCGCTCGCGTCCGCGACCGTTGCCGCCCGGGCCACCGGGCGGGTCGATCCCGCGACCGGTGCGGTCGTGCCGCCGATCCACCCCGCCACGACCTATGAACGGGCGGCGGATCTGTCCTATCCGCGGGGGCGGGTCTACACCCGTGCCGACAACCCCAATTACGACGCGCCCGAAGCGGTGCTGACCGAGCTGGAAGGCGGGGCGGAAAGCCTGGTCTTCGCCTCGGGCATGGCGGCCGCCGTGACCCTGTTCCAGGCCCTGCCCCAGGGTGCGCGGGTGGTGGCGCCCGAGATCATGTATTGGGGCCTGCGCAAATGGCTGATCGAGGTGGGCCGCCCCGCGGGGCTGGGCGTCGCCTTCGTCGACATGACCGATCAGCAGGCGCTGGCGGCGGCGCTGGATGAAGGGGCGGATCTGGTCTGGGTGGAAAGCCCGGCCAACCCGCTCTGGGGCATTACCGACATCGCGGCGGCAGCCCGGCTCGCCCATCGCGCCGGGGCCGTGCTGGCGGTGGATTCGACCGCCGCCACCCCGATCCTGACCCGGCCGATCGATCACGGCGCCGATATCGTGATGCATTCGGCGACCAAGTATCTGAACGGCCATTCCGACGTGCTTGCCGGCACGCTGACGGTGGCACCGGGGCTGGTCGGCGATCCGCTCTGGGCCCGGGTGCGGCAGCTCCGGTCGATGTCGGGCAATATTCCGGGGCCGTTCGAGGCCTGGCTGCTGCTGCGGGGCATGCGCACCCTGGCGCTGCGGGTGGAGCGCGCCTCGGCCAATGCGCTCGCCATCGCGCAGCATTTCGCGCGCGACCCGCGGCTCGATGCCGTGCTCTATCCGGGCCTGCCCGATTTCCCCGGCCACGAGATCGCCCAACGCCAGATGACCGGCGGCTTCGGCGGCATGCTGTCGATCCGGGTGGCGGGCGGCCGCGACCGCGCGATCGAGGTTGCGGCGCGGCTGCGCCTCTTCGCCCGTGCAACCTCGCTCGGCGGGGTTGAAAGCCTGGTCGAACACCGGGCGAGCGTGGAGGGCAGGGACAGCCCGGTGCCCGACGATCTGCTCAGGATTTCGGTCGGGATCGAGGCGGCGGCGGATCTGATCGCCGACCTGGATCAGGCGTTGGGCAAAGCTCCCGCAGGTGATGCGCAGTGA
- a CDS encoding PhzF family phenazine biosynthesis protein — protein MMSGTASERPAMAFCRADGSGGNPALVQLGGTEARARALAHRHGAEVTWLQPDPDTGWRARFFLPASEITLCLHGLLAGAVRLWQDGQARDRALVIATAAGPQTVSPVPADHRPPGAAIRLAGNHHRPIADGAALRPDIAAATGLCAGLDAFPPALAGAARPKLVLRLEDPALVGRAVPDPAAVARLAGQTGATGLYLYALAGQAETGCLCIRARHFPAGLGIAEDPATGGAAAAPLLDLEHQGTGRIEAAIIDQGPGILTGTTSIGVQRLDPAGTDWLVSGRVTI, from the coding sequence ATGATGTCCGGCACGGCATCCGAACGGCCGGCCATGGCCTTCTGCCGCGCCGACGGCAGCGGCGGCAACCCGGCCCTGGTGCAGCTGGGCGGTACCGAAGCCCGGGCACGCGCGCTGGCCCACCGGCACGGCGCCGAAGTCACCTGGCTTCAGCCCGATCCGGACACCGGCTGGCGGGCGCGGTTCTTCCTGCCGGCGTCTGAGATCACGCTCTGCCTGCATGGGCTGCTGGCAGGCGCGGTCCGGCTCTGGCAGGACGGGCAGGCGCGTGACCGGGCGCTGGTCATCGCCACCGCCGCCGGGCCGCAGACGGTCAGCCCGGTGCCGGCCGATCATCGCCCGCCGGGGGCCGCGATCCGGCTTGCCGGCAATCACCACCGGCCGATCGCCGACGGCGCAGCGCTCCGCCCCGATATCGCCGCCGCAACCGGGCTCTGCGCGGGGCTCGACGCCTTCCCACCGGCGCTTGCCGGCGCCGCCCGGCCCAAGCTGGTCCTCAGGCTGGAAGATCCGGCACTGGTGGGCCGCGCGGTGCCCGATCCCGCCGCGGTCGCCCGGCTGGCCGGGCAAACCGGCGCCACCGGCCTCTACCTCTATGCCCTCGCCGGCCAGGCGGAGACCGGCTGCCTCTGCATCCGTGCCCGCCATTTCCCCGCAGGTCTCGGCATTGCCGAGGATCCGGCGACCGGCGGCGCGGCCGCCGCCCCCCTGCTCGATCTGGAACATCAGGGAACGGGCCGGATTGAGGCGGCCATCATCGATCAGGGGCCAGGCATTCTGACCGGAACCACATCGATCGGCGTGCAGCGGCTCGATCCGGCAGGGACGGACTGGCTCGTATCAGGGCGTGTCACCATCTAA
- a CDS encoding MarR family winged helix-turn-helix transcriptional regulator, whose translation MSDPAIVPFETTLLVRDACLCLHVQRAARALARRFDDALRPVGLTHGQFSLMMSLNRPVPPRKGDVASLLAMDHSTLTANLKPLERRGLIESQIDPEDRRGRLLRLTPEGMAVLARAVPIWERAHAATEALLAGGEAGRLRNDLMALST comes from the coding sequence ATGTCAGATCCTGCAATCGTTCCCTTCGAAACCACGCTTCTGGTCCGTGACGCCTGCCTTTGTCTGCATGTGCAGCGGGCGGCGCGGGCGCTGGCCCGGCGCTTCGACGATGCGCTCCGGCCGGTCGGGCTCACCCATGGCCAGTTTTCGCTGATGATGTCGCTGAACCGGCCGGTGCCGCCGCGCAAGGGGGATGTGGCCAGCCTGCTGGCGATGGATCACAGCACACTCACCGCCAATCTGAAGCCATTGGAGCGTCGGGGCCTCATCGAAAGCCAGATCGACCCCGAGGACCGGCGCGGCCGGCTGCTGCGGCTGACGCCCGAGGGCATGGCCGTCCTGGCGCGGGCCGTCCCGATCTGGGAGCGCGCCCATGCCGCCACCGAGGCGCTGCTGGCCGGGGGCGAGGCCGGGCGGTTGCGCAACGATCTGATGGCTCTTTCGACATAA
- a CDS encoding methyl-accepting chemotaxis protein: MSRSSSIRARLTWSSLVSVVLIAAAGGAGILGLIRSDDGLSAVTRVTAAVRQQMQGDMMHDALRADVLMALRLAPDAPAADRAAVSADLAEHAQEFRAAMASLRDLNVSPGIATQLPAVTAAVDAYVRAAEAIVTAAARDRARAEAGFPAFIDAFDALETRMGTLGDEIEAVSGTVAAEAQADNARLMTILLVTAGFATLLVLSVSLIIGRDAGRSIDRMAQRMTALAAGDTAAEVPGTGRRDEIGRMAQAVEVFRNTALSNDRLTAERAEETARRERRTAEIEAACRRFDHEVSEALRQVIAAVAGMEGTAREMRGLADAATGDAGEVGRVSEVSAANVKAVAEAAEALAASIADIGRETARSGGLAADAARQAREANAQITTLADAASRIGQVVGLISEIAEQTNLLALNATIEAARAGDAGKGFAVVASEVKQLADQTARATAEIAERIGGIQSETGRVVTVIGRIGTTIGEIDGITATVAAAVERQGAATREIAGRVDQAAAGSRDVSAGLGRVTGAVRRTGDQAAELQQVTDDLATRARGLKGQVDGFLGTVRSA; this comes from the coding sequence ATGTCACGATCCTCGTCGATCCGCGCCCGGCTCACCTGGTCGAGCCTTGTGTCCGTCGTGCTGATTGCCGCCGCAGGCGGCGCCGGCATTCTGGGGCTTATCCGCTCCGACGACGGGCTCTCGGCCGTGACCCGGGTGACCGCGGCGGTGCGCCAGCAGATGCAGGGCGACATGATGCATGATGCCCTGCGCGCCGATGTGCTGATGGCCCTGCGTCTGGCCCCCGATGCCCCGGCGGCGGATCGGGCCGCGGTGTCGGCCGATCTGGCGGAGCATGCCCAGGAGTTTCGCGCCGCGATGGCCAGCCTGCGCGATCTGAACGTCTCGCCCGGGATCGCGACCCAGCTTCCGGCGGTCACCGCCGCGGTGGATGCCTATGTGCGGGCCGCAGAGGCCATCGTGACGGCGGCAGCCCGGGATCGCGCCCGGGCCGAGGCCGGCTTCCCCGCCTTCATCGACGCTTTCGACGCGCTCGAGACCCGCATGGGCACGCTCGGCGACGAGATCGAGGCGGTGAGCGGCACCGTCGCCGCCGAGGCCCAGGCCGACAATGCCCGGCTGATGACCATTCTGCTGGTCACCGCCGGCTTCGCCACCCTGCTGGTGCTGTCGGTCAGCCTGATCATCGGCCGCGATGCCGGCCGGTCGATCGACCGCATGGCGCAGCGCATGACGGCGCTGGCGGCGGGCGATACCGCCGCCGAGGTGCCCGGCACCGGCCGGCGCGACGAGATCGGCCGCATGGCCCAGGCGGTGGAGGTCTTCCGCAACACCGCGCTCAGCAACGACCGGCTCACGGCCGAACGCGCCGAAGAGACCGCACGTCGCGAACGCCGCACGGCCGAGATCGAGGCCGCCTGCCGGCGCTTCGACCACGAGGTGTCGGAGGCGCTGCGCCAGGTGATCGCAGCGGTCGCCGGCATGGAAGGAACCGCGCGCGAGATGCGCGGTCTGGCCGATGCCGCCACCGGCGATGCGGGCGAGGTCGGCCGCGTGTCCGAGGTGTCGGCGGCGAATGTGAAGGCGGTCGCCGAAGCGGCCGAGGCGCTGGCGGCCTCGATCGCCGATATCGGGCGCGAGACCGCGCGCAGCGGCGGACTTGCCGCCGATGCCGCCCGTCAGGCCCGCGAGGCCAATGCCCAGATCACCACGCTCGCCGACGCCGCCAGCCGGATCGGCCAGGTGGTGGGCCTGATTTCAGAGATTGCCGAACAGACCAATCTTCTGGCGCTCAACGCCACGATCGAGGCGGCGCGTGCGGGCGACGCCGGCAAGGGCTTCGCGGTCGTCGCCTCGGAAGTGAAGCAGCTTGCCGACCAGACCGCCCGCGCCACCGCCGAAATCGCCGAGCGGATCGGCGGCATCCAGAGCGAGACCGGTCGGGTGGTGACGGTGATCGGCCGGATCGGCACCACCATCGGCGAGATCGACGGCATCACCGCCACCGTCGCGGCCGCGGTGGAGCGCCAGGGCGCCGCCACCCGCGAAATCGCCGGCCGGGTGGATCAGGCGGCCGCCGGCAGCCGCGATGTCTCGGCCGGTCTCGGTCGGGTCACCGGGGCCGTGCGCCGCACCGGCGATCAGGCCGCCGAATTGCAGCAGGTGACCGACGATCTCGCCACCCGCGCCCGGGGCCTGAAGGGCCAGGTCGATGGCTTCCTCGGCACCGTGCGCAGCGCCTGA
- a CDS encoding M14 family metallopeptidase: MTATGFPAPSGIAVDSRFDGGNGDLVAIGTAGGRTVVDLAIRTDAGCSFRQWFDVRLSGIAGRPVTVRLLNAGSCTYPKGFDGYRPVVSTDRSRWTRVPGRYDGGVLSLDLDLDADQVELAYFAPYDLSANADLVARAGSRPGVRRIRLGSTVDGRPLDALAMGTFDGSRPVCWIIGRQHPGETMASWWMEGALDRLTDAADPVAAGLRAAADLVVVPNMNPDGSFRGHLRANAAGANLNREWAAPSLARSPEVAVVRAAMLQTGVAFCLDVHGDEALPHNFIAGFEGIPDLRPGQLDLLARYRGRLDEVSPDFQTRIGYPAARPQTGDLSMCTNWVANTFGALAMTLEQPFKDCVEAPDADEGWSPAGCRRLARACLDVLAEMAPTLKTGHAR, from the coding sequence ATGACCGCCACCGGCTTCCCCGCCCCATCCGGCATCGCCGTCGACAGCCGCTTCGACGGCGGCAATGGCGATCTGGTCGCCATCGGCACGGCCGGCGGCCGGACGGTGGTCGACCTCGCCATCCGCACCGATGCCGGCTGCAGCTTCCGCCAGTGGTTCGACGTCAGGCTGTCGGGCATCGCCGGCCGGCCGGTGACGGTGCGGCTGCTGAATGCCGGCAGCTGCACCTATCCCAAGGGCTTCGACGGCTATCGTCCGGTCGTCTCCACCGATCGCAGCCGCTGGACCCGGGTGCCGGGCCGCTACGACGGCGGGGTGCTGAGCCTGGATCTGGACCTTGATGCCGATCAGGTGGAACTGGCCTATTTCGCGCCCTATGACCTGTCGGCCAATGCCGATCTGGTGGCGCGGGCCGGCAGCCGGCCGGGGGTGCGGCGGATCCGTCTGGGCAGCACCGTCGACGGCCGCCCGCTCGATGCGCTGGCGATGGGCACCTTCGACGGCAGCCGGCCGGTCTGCTGGATCATCGGCCGCCAGCATCCGGGAGAGACCATGGCCAGCTGGTGGATGGAGGGTGCGCTCGACCGGCTGACCGATGCCGCCGACCCGGTGGCCGCGGGCTTGCGTGCCGCCGCAGATCTGGTGGTGGTGCCGAACATGAACCCCGATGGCAGCTTCCGCGGCCATCTGCGGGCCAATGCCGCCGGCGCCAATCTGAACCGGGAATGGGCGGCCCCCAGCCTGGCCCGCAGCCCCGAGGTGGCGGTGGTGCGCGCGGCCATGCTGCAGACCGGCGTCGCCTTCTGCCTGGACGTCCATGGCGACGAGGCGCTGCCGCATAATTTCATCGCCGGCTTCGAGGGCATCCCCGATCTGCGCCCGGGGCAGCTGGACCTGCTGGCCCGCTATCGCGGCCGGCTGGACGAGGTTTCGCCCGATTTCCAGACCCGGATCGGCTATCCGGCGGCCCGGCCGCAGACCGGCGATCTGTCGATGTGCACCAACTGGGTCGCCAACACATTCGGCGCCCTGGCGATGACGCTGGAACAGCCGTTCAAGGATTGCGTCGAGGCGCCGGATGCGGACGAAGGCTGGTCGCCCGCGGGCTGCCGGCGGCTGGCCCGCGCCTGCCTCGACGTCCTGGCCGAGATGGCCCCCACCCTCAAGACGGGACACGCCCGCTGA
- a CDS encoding DEAD/DEAH box helicase yields MTNFSELGLSETLLRALDQAGYVTPTPIQQQAIPHLVAGRDLLGIAQTGTGKTAAFALPILNRIAADRNRANMPGRTRCLILAPTRELAAQIADNIKTYARHMRVHVAVVVGGVSAGPQIRAIARGLDILVATPGRLVDHLDSGVLKLDRTEVVVLDEADHMLDLGFIIPIRRILAKLPIRRQSLFFSATMPKEIGALAGEMLRDPIEVSVTPVATTAERVEQRVVRIEPARKRGVLIELLETEGVHRALVFTRTKRGADRVAHDLEVAGLPAAAIHGNKSQSQRERALGGFRDGRVRILVATDIAARGIDVSGVSHVFNYELPDVPESYVHRIGRTARAGAEGVAITLCADDELGLLRDIERLTRQTLPIDERRTPESIASAPERLPQRQPMRNGRPASKARPGGGTGRPAGRGHGRPGERSERGEGAPRPQRPQRQGQRAHGDRPYGDRAQGERSFGERSQGDGFRGDGFRGDGFRGDRAQGDHPQRDRTQRDRPQRARPPRGDRPQGQQGRGGEGRPRRQGQYAG; encoded by the coding sequence TTGACCAATTTCTCCGAGCTTGGCCTGTCCGAGACGCTGCTTCGCGCCCTGGACCAGGCGGGCTACGTGACGCCGACCCCCATCCAGCAGCAGGCCATTCCGCATCTGGTGGCCGGCCGCGACCTGCTGGGCATCGCCCAGACCGGCACCGGCAAGACCGCCGCCTTCGCGCTGCCGATCCTGAACCGCATCGCCGCCGACCGGAACCGCGCCAACATGCCGGGCCGCACCCGCTGCCTGATCCTGGCGCCGACCCGCGAACTGGCCGCCCAGATCGCCGACAACATCAAGACCTATGCCCGCCATATGCGCGTTCATGTGGCCGTGGTGGTGGGCGGCGTCAGCGCCGGCCCGCAGATCCGCGCCATTGCCCGCGGTCTCGACATCCTGGTGGCGACGCCGGGCCGTCTGGTCGACCATCTGGACAGCGGCGTGCTGAAGCTGGACCGCACCGAGGTGGTGGTGCTGGACGAGGCCGACCACATGCTCGACCTCGGCTTCATCATCCCGATCCGCCGGATCCTGGCCAAGCTGCCGATCCGTCGGCAGAGCCTGTTCTTCTCGGCGACCATGCCGAAGGAGATCGGCGCCCTGGCCGGCGAGATGCTGCGTGACCCGATCGAAGTGTCGGTGACCCCGGTCGCCACCACTGCCGAGCGGGTGGAGCAGCGCGTGGTGCGCATCGAGCCCGCCCGCAAGCGCGGCGTGCTGATCGAGCTGCTTGAAACCGAAGGCGTTCACCGCGCCCTGGTCTTCACCCGCACCAAGCGCGGTGCCGACCGTGTTGCACATGACCTTGAAGTCGCCGGCCTGCCGGCGGCCGCCATCCATGGCAACAAGAGCCAGAGCCAGCGCGAGCGGGCCCTCGGCGGTTTCCGTGACGGCCGGGTGCGGATCCTGGTCGCCACCGACATCGCGGCGCGCGGCATCGACGTCTCGGGCGTCAGCCATGTGTTCAACTACGAACTGCCCGACGTGCCCGAGAGCTATGTCCACCGCATCGGCCGCACCGCGCGCGCCGGCGCCGAGGGCGTCGCCATCACGCTTTGCGCCGATGACGAGCTGGGCCTGCTGCGCGACATCGAGCGTCTGACCCGTCAGACCCTGCCGATCGACGAGCGGCGCACGCCCGAATCGATCGCCTCGGCACCCGAGCGCCTGCCCCAGCGTCAGCCGATGCGCAATGGCCGCCCGGCTTCCAAGGCGCGTCCCGGCGGCGGCACCGGCCGTCCGGCCGGCCGCGGCCATGGCCGCCCGGGTGAGCGCAGCGAGCGTGGCGAGGGTGCCCCCCGGCCGCAGCGCCCGCAGCGCCAGGGTCAGCGCGCCCATGGCGATCGGCCCTATGGCGATCGGGCCCAGGGCGAGCGCTCCTTCGGCGAGCGGTCGCAGGGCGACGGCTTCCGTGGGGACGGCTTCCGTGGGGACGGCTTCCGTGGGGATCGGGCGCAGGGCGATCATCCCCAGCGGGATCGGACCCAGCGCGACCGGCCCCAGCGTGCGCGCCCGCCGCGCGGCGACCGGCCCCAGGGCCAGCAGGGCCGTGGCGGTGAAGGCCGTCCGCGCCGGCAGGGCCAGTATGCCGGTTGA
- a CDS encoding ArsC/Spx/MgsR family protein, whose translation MLPTLNGIKTCDTCRKAAKALEAAGRAHRVRDLRDDALKAEEAGAWLDQIGADRLVNRRSTTWRNLGEADRAVVEAAIAGTGDRAALAALLAREPTLIKRPVFTDEDGRVVALGFDTPAKVALGI comes from the coding sequence ATGCTCCCCACGCTCAACGGCATCAAGACCTGCGACACCTGCCGCAAGGCGGCCAAGGCTCTGGAAGCCGCAGGCCGCGCCCACCGGGTCCGCGACCTGCGCGACGACGCGCTCAAGGCCGAAGAGGCCGGCGCCTGGCTGGACCAGATCGGCGCCGACCGGCTGGTCAACCGCCGCTCCACCACCTGGCGCAATCTGGGAGAGGCCGACCGGGCCGTGGTCGAGGCGGCGATCGCGGGCACCGGCGACCGCGCAGCCCTGGCCGCCCTGCTCGCCCGCGAACCCACCCTGATCAAGCGCCCGGTCTTCACCGACGAGGACGGCCGCGTCGTCGCCCTGGGCTTCGACACCCCCGCCAAAGTCGCCCTCGGCATCTGA
- a CDS encoding ornithine cyclodeaminase family protein: MTPDLLTYEACAGALDWAGAVEALRRGHLRPRAEIADIFLGPRTATLLNRAAFIPGLGYGVKAVTVMDGNAARGLPTVQGAMMVYDAETGSLRAVIDSRLVTEFKTAADSVLGARLLARPDSRHLVIVGAGVVATSLIRAYGAIFPDLERISVWARRPEQARALVDAARGPAEAAGITARLEAAPDLDAALAEADIISSATMARSPVIHGARVRPGTHVDLIGAFKADMREADDALIGGSRLFVDSRATTLHHIGELTMPIRAGVITEADVLGDLYDLVPATAPARRSADEITVYKNGGGAHLDLMIADYIAATAAATATTG, from the coding sequence GTGACGCCGGATCTGCTGACCTACGAGGCCTGTGCAGGCGCCCTTGACTGGGCGGGAGCCGTCGAGGCGCTGCGGCGCGGCCATCTGCGGCCCCGGGCCGAGATTGCGGATATTTTCCTCGGCCCCCGCACCGCCACCCTGCTCAACCGTGCGGCCTTCATTCCCGGTCTCGGCTATGGCGTGAAGGCGGTGACGGTGATGGACGGCAATGCCGCGCGCGGCCTGCCCACGGTGCAGGGCGCGATGATGGTCTATGACGCAGAGACCGGCAGCCTGCGCGCGGTGATCGACAGCCGCCTGGTCACCGAATTCAAGACCGCGGCGGATTCGGTGCTGGGCGCACGCCTGCTCGCCCGGCCCGACAGCCGGCATCTGGTGATTGTGGGCGCCGGCGTGGTCGCCACCAGCCTGATCCGGGCCTATGGCGCGATCTTCCCCGATCTGGAGCGGATCTCGGTCTGGGCGCGGCGGCCGGAACAGGCCAGGGCGCTGGTCGACGCCGCCCGCGGCCCCGCCGAGGCCGCGGGCATCACCGCCCGGCTGGAGGCGGCCCCCGATCTGGACGCGGCGCTGGCCGAGGCCGACATCATCTCCAGCGCCACCATGGCGCGCAGCCCGGTCATCCATGGCGCCCGGGTCCGCCCCGGCACCCATGTCGACCTGATCGGCGCCTTCAAGGCCGATATGCGCGAGGCCGACGATGCCCTGATCGGCGGCAGCCGGCTGTTCGTGGATTCGCGCGCCACCACGCTGCACCATATCGGCGAGCTGACGATGCCGATCAGAGCCGGCGTGATCACCGAGGCGGATGTCCTGGGGGATCTCTACGACCTGGTGCCGGCGACCGCGCCGGCGCGGCGCTCGGCCGATGAAATCACGGTCTACAAGAATGGCGGCGGCGCCCATCTCGACCTGATGATCGCCGACTATATCGCCGCCACCGCCGCCGCCACTGCCACCACCGGCTGA
- a CDS encoding NADP-dependent oxidoreductase, which translates to MTGTASKNRQWVLAAHPEGKATAETWRMIESPMPEPGPGQILVRTLWLSVDPYMRGRIAAAGNYTRGVTPGELMQGGGVGEVIVSNHPAWAPGDLVESMTFGWQEYAVLSPDLPGAARANRVNPDIAPPEAALSWLGMPGLTAYVGMIEIARPKPGDTVLVSAASGAVGQMVGQIAKLQGARAVAIAGSDDKLAWCRELGFDAGINYRTAGDMKAAIAAACPGGVDVFFDNTGGPIHDAALANLATHARVVICGRIAVVDQAPEEDIGLRASARLIVTRSMIQGLVVFDWWHLRDEAMARIAAWHREGRFRFRHDVLEGFERMPEAFLRMMAGDNFGKQVVRVA; encoded by the coding sequence ATGACCGGGACTGCATCGAAGAACAGGCAATGGGTGCTTGCCGCCCATCCCGAAGGCAAGGCCACCGCCGAGACCTGGCGGATGATCGAAAGCCCGATGCCCGAGCCGGGGCCCGGGCAGATCCTGGTCCGCACGCTCTGGCTGTCGGTCGATCCCTATATGCGCGGGCGGATCGCGGCGGCCGGCAATTACACCAGGGGCGTGACGCCGGGAGAACTGATGCAGGGTGGCGGCGTGGGCGAGGTGATCGTCTCCAACCATCCCGCGTGGGCGCCGGGCGATCTGGTCGAGAGCATGACCTTCGGCTGGCAGGAATATGCGGTGTTGAGCCCTGATCTGCCGGGGGCCGCCCGGGCCAACCGGGTGAACCCCGACATTGCCCCGCCCGAGGCGGCGCTGTCCTGGCTGGGCATGCCCGGCCTGACCGCCTATGTCGGCATGATCGAGATCGCGCGGCCGAAGCCCGGCGATACGGTGCTGGTCTCGGCCGCATCGGGTGCCGTGGGGCAGATGGTCGGCCAGATCGCGAAGCTGCAGGGCGCGCGTGCGGTCGCGATCGCCGGTTCCGACGACAAGCTGGCCTGGTGCCGGGAGCTGGGCTTCGATGCCGGCATCAATTACCGCACCGCCGGCGATATGAAGGCGGCGATCGCCGCTGCCTGCCCGGGCGGCGTCGACGTCTTTTTCGACAACACCGGCGGCCCCATCCACGACGCGGCCCTGGCCAATCTGGCGACCCATGCCCGGGTGGTGATCTGTGGCCGGATCGCCGTGGTCGATCAGGCGCCGGAAGAGGATATCGGCCTGCGCGCCAGCGCCCGGCTGATCGTCACCCGGTCGATGATCCAGGGCCTGGTGGTCTTCGACTGGTGGCATCTGCGCGACGAGGCCATGGCCCGCATCGCCGCCTGGCACCGCGAGGGCCGCTTCCGCTTCCGCCACGACGTGCTTGAAGGCTTCGAACGGATGCCCGAAGCCTTCCTGCGGATGATGGCCGGCGACAATTTCGGCAAGCAGGTGGTCAGGGTCGCCTGA